CCGCAAGCTCAAGGTCTATTCGGGTGCCGAGCATCCGCACGCCGCTCAGCAGCCGCAAGTTCTGGATATCTAATCATGGCTATCACGCAAAACTACGGCACTGGCCGCCGCAAGTCCTCCACCGCTCGCGTGTTCCTGCGCAAGGGTACCGGCAACATCACCGTCAACAACCGTCCGCTGGACGAGTTCTTTGGCCGTGAGACTGCGCGCATGATCGTGCGTCAGCCGCTGGAACTCACCAAGAACACCGAGAGCTTCGACATCCTGGTCACCGCCTCCGGCGGCGGCACCACCGGCCAGGCCGGTGCGATCCGTCTGGGCATCGCTCGTGCACTGGTCGAGTACGACGAAACCCTGAAGTCCGAGCTGCGCAAGGCTGGCTTCATGACCCGTGACGCCCGTGAAGTCGAGCGTAAGAAGGTCGGTCTGCACAAGGCGCGTCGCGCGACCCAGTTCTCCAAGCGCTGATCCATCGCGTTTGCTGCGTCCCGGTTCGCCGGGATGCTTCAAAAGCCCCGGCAATGCTGGGGCTTTTGTCGTTTTGGGCACGTCATTTCTTGTTCTGATGGCTCGTGGCGGTTGTATCGTGCGGTGTGGTGCTGGTTTGGCCTAACGATGGAGCGTTGGTTGCCTCCGTCATGCCCATTTGGACCTGTCTGCGGCTTGCCTTCTGTTCGACTGGGGGGTAGCGGCACCGGCGCCGTTTTGAGACTGATGCAGGCAAGTCACAAATCGCATGTGGCGAAGCGTGCCGCTCTGGGATAACGGTTCTTTCTGGTTGCCGGTGTTGCGGAAATCTTGACGAGGTCGCCGCTGTGGAGCGCGCGTGGGTGCGATGTTTGCGATGGGCGTTACCTGGAAAGCTTCGTCGCGCGCTAGCGCGCTCCTACAGATGCTTGCTTGGCCCGCACTTCCGCGCGTAGCAGCTGTAACGTGGTGGAGCACGTTGCAGCGCGGTCGTCGCGCACGAGC
The nucleotide sequence above comes from Xanthomonas campestris pv. campestris str. ATCC 33913. Encoded proteins:
- the rpsI gene encoding 30S ribosomal protein S9, which encodes MAITQNYGTGRRKSSTARVFLRKGTGNITVNNRPLDEFFGRETARMIVRQPLELTKNTESFDILVTASGGGTTGQAGAIRLGIARALVEYDETLKSELRKAGFMTRDAREVERKKVGLHKARRATQFSKR